A stretch of Methanosphaerula palustris E1-9c DNA encodes these proteins:
- the rbr gene encoding rubrerythrin: MKGSQTEKNLLAAFAGESQARMRYTFFSSIAAKEGYEQIAAIFLETAENEKEHAKIFFKLLEGGTAEITAGYPAGVLRSTAENLLAAADGEKMEWTTLYPNFGDVAEQEGFIEAAATFRKIATVESSHERRYRKLFTNIEQHAVFKKDVPTSWKCRNCGYVLNAGDAPEKCPVCDHPQKYFEVWCENY, encoded by the coding sequence ATGAAAGGTTCACAGACAGAAAAAAATTTACTTGCAGCATTTGCAGGTGAATCCCAGGCTAGAATGAGATATACCTTTTTTTCGAGCATCGCAGCCAAAGAAGGTTACGAACAGATCGCAGCAATATTCCTCGAAACTGCGGAGAACGAAAAAGAACATGCAAAGATATTCTTCAAGCTGCTTGAAGGAGGAACTGCGGAGATCACCGCCGGATATCCAGCAGGCGTGCTCAGGTCGACAGCGGAAAATCTCTTGGCAGCAGCGGATGGTGAGAAGATGGAATGGACTACCCTCTATCCCAACTTTGGTGATGTTGCAGAGCAGGAGGGCTTCATTGAAGCTGCAGCAACCTTCAGAAAAATCGCAACAGTGGAGTCGTCCCATGAGCGGCGTTACAGAAAACTGTTTACAAATATTGAACAACATGCCGTCTTTAAAAAAGATGTCCCAACCAGTTGGAAATGCAGGAATTGTGGTTATGTTCTGAATGCAGGAGATGCTCCCGAAAAATGCCCAGTCTGTGATCACCCCCAGAAATATTTTGAGGTCTGGTGCGAGAACTACTGA
- a CDS encoding aminotransferase-like domain-containing protein — MQYTFASRMGKTPRSFIREILKVTERPEVISFAGGLPNPALFPVERLAESARAVITGEGSAALQYATTEGYLPLREWIAERYKIRLGMDVSPDEILITNGSQQCLDLIGKVFIDPGSRVAIERPGYLGAIQAFSLYEPEFMNVPLTSEGPDPTVLNSVLSEGNPRIFYGVPNSQNPSGITWSLENRCRVAKIIQRSETILVEDDAYGELRFCGDQMPAMRSFLPDKTVMTGSFSKIIAPGMRMGWVCAPYEIMEQIVTAKQGTDLHSNILSQRIISRFLADYSIDEHIRAITDAYAHQRDCMLAAINEHFPKEVTCTSPDGGMFLWATLPDGFSSTELFNRALAENVAILPGVPFYTDGGGESTMRLNFSNASDERIWEGIARLGSVLHQYMQTGRIAENN; from the coding sequence ATGCAGTACACTTTCGCCTCCAGAATGGGAAAGACCCCCCGGTCATTCATCAGGGAGATCCTTAAAGTGACAGAACGTCCCGAGGTCATTTCATTTGCTGGGGGACTCCCAAATCCGGCTTTGTTCCCTGTTGAGAGGCTGGCTGAGTCTGCAAGGGCGGTTATCACGGGTGAGGGATCGGCTGCTCTTCAATATGCCACCACTGAAGGATATCTTCCTCTGCGCGAATGGATCGCTGAACGGTACAAAATTCGGCTTGGTATGGATGTATCCCCTGATGAGATCCTGATCACTAACGGTTCACAGCAATGTCTGGATCTTATCGGAAAGGTCTTCATTGACCCGGGTTCCCGGGTTGCAATCGAACGACCTGGCTATCTTGGGGCAATCCAGGCCTTTTCGCTCTATGAGCCAGAGTTCATGAATGTTCCACTTACTTCAGAGGGTCCTGATCCGACTGTCCTCAACTCTGTTCTTTCTGAGGGGAATCCACGTATCTTCTATGGAGTCCCTAACTCGCAGAACCCTTCGGGAATCACCTGGTCTCTTGAGAATAGGTGCAGAGTCGCCAAAATAATACAGCGATCAGAGACAATCCTGGTTGAGGATGATGCATATGGTGAACTCAGGTTTTGCGGGGATCAGATGCCTGCGATGCGGTCCTTCCTGCCTGATAAAACCGTGATGACCGGTTCGTTCTCAAAGATCATCGCTCCGGGGATGCGGATGGGTTGGGTCTGTGCCCCGTATGAGATTATGGAACAGATCGTCACCGCCAAGCAGGGAACCGATCTCCATTCAAACATCTTGAGTCAGCGGATTATATCTCGGTTCCTGGCTGATTACTCTATTGACGAGCATATCAGAGCGATCACCGATGCTTATGCGCACCAGCGGGATTGTATGCTTGCGGCTATAAATGAGCATTTTCCCAAAGAAGTCACGTGTACGAGTCCTGACGGGGGGATGTTCCTCTGGGCTACATTGCCGGATGGATTCTCCTCAACTGAACTCTTCAACAGAGCATTGGCAGAGAATGTTGCCATCCTACCTGGTGTTCCTTTCTATACCGACGGAGGCGGGGAGTCCACTATGCGTTTGAACTTTTCAAATGCCAGTGATGAGCGGATCTGGGAAGGGATTGCTAGGCTCGGAAGTGTGCTTCATCAGTATATGCAAACCGGCAGGATCGCTGAAAATAACTGA